One genomic window of Tachypleus tridentatus isolate NWPU-2018 chromosome 12, ASM421037v1, whole genome shotgun sequence includes the following:
- the LOC143235193 gene encoding ras-related and estrogen-regulated growth inhibitor-like protein isoform X1, whose amino-acid sequence MIVASTSCVRIVVLGGRKVGKSAVTVRYLTRRFIGEYSSSKDLLYRHEVCVDSRHCQVEILDTSRSQNDVFPADKADWADAFVVVYSTADRRSFQVATDSLRRIQQHVAARHVPIILLGNKRDLEHARQVSVDDGQKMSLQFQCQFYEVSAADTHVGVTVAFQSVLREAFSQRSRHTLPIKQKLGAMTMSKIIGTVFGKAVKNDKKKRPSLSL is encoded by the exons ATGATTGTTGCTTCCACGTCTTGTGTTAGAATTGTGGTACTTGGAGGACGAAAAGTTGGAAAATCTG ctgTGACGGTGCGCTACCTGACGAGGAGATTTATTGGTGAATACAGTTCAAGTAAAG ATTTGCTGTACAGACATGAAGTATGCGTCGATAGCCGTCACTGCCAAGTTGAAATCCTGGACACCTCCAGATCCCAG AATGACGTTTTTCCTGCCGATAAAGCTGACTGGGCTGACGCGTTTGTTGTCGTATACAGTACAGCAGATCGTCGTAGTTTCCAGGTGGCAACAGACAGTTTGCGCCGTATTCAACAGCATGTAGCAGCCCGGCATGTGCCAATTATTCTACTTGGCAACAAAAGAGACTTGGAACATGCGAGGCAAGTGAGCGTGGACGATGGCCAAAAGATGTCTTTACAGTTTCAATGTCAGTTTTATGAGGTTTCTGCAGCCGATACGCACGTGGGCGTAACGGTAGCGTTTCAGAGTGTTTTACGTGAGGCATTTTCACAGAGGTCGAGACACACTCTACCAATTAAGCAAAAGTTGGGTGCCATGACAATGTCAAAGATAATTGGGACTGTATTTGGGAAGGCTGTAAAAAACGACAAAAAGAAAAGGCCATCTTTGTCTCTTTAA
- the LOC143235193 gene encoding ras-related and estrogen-regulated growth inhibitor-like protein isoform X2: MTRNPLEVNIFLKTAAVTVRYLTRRFIGEYSSSKDLLYRHEVCVDSRHCQVEILDTSRSQNDVFPADKADWADAFVVVYSTADRRSFQVATDSLRRIQQHVAARHVPIILLGNKRDLEHARQVSVDDGQKMSLQFQCQFYEVSAADTHVGVTVAFQSVLREAFSQRSRHTLPIKQKLGAMTMSKIIGTVFGKAVKNDKKKRPSLSL; the protein is encoded by the exons ctgTGACGGTGCGCTACCTGACGAGGAGATTTATTGGTGAATACAGTTCAAGTAAAG ATTTGCTGTACAGACATGAAGTATGCGTCGATAGCCGTCACTGCCAAGTTGAAATCCTGGACACCTCCAGATCCCAG AATGACGTTTTTCCTGCCGATAAAGCTGACTGGGCTGACGCGTTTGTTGTCGTATACAGTACAGCAGATCGTCGTAGTTTCCAGGTGGCAACAGACAGTTTGCGCCGTATTCAACAGCATGTAGCAGCCCGGCATGTGCCAATTATTCTACTTGGCAACAAAAGAGACTTGGAACATGCGAGGCAAGTGAGCGTGGACGATGGCCAAAAGATGTCTTTACAGTTTCAATGTCAGTTTTATGAGGTTTCTGCAGCCGATACGCACGTGGGCGTAACGGTAGCGTTTCAGAGTGTTTTACGTGAGGCATTTTCACAGAGGTCGAGACACACTCTACCAATTAAGCAAAAGTTGGGTGCCATGACAATGTCAAAGATAATTGGGACTGTATTTGGGAAGGCTGTAAAAAACGACAAAAAGAAAAGGCCATCTTTGTCTCTTTAA